One genomic segment of Odocoileus virginianus isolate 20LAN1187 ecotype Illinois chromosome 17, Ovbor_1.2, whole genome shotgun sequence includes these proteins:
- the CDRT4 gene encoding CMT1A duplicated region transcript 4 protein isoform X6, whose protein sequence is MDGGHARVHGRRKEAKTLEMSHTTDFQKLLCWRNKNQRRSERELTENIGLPVNLLEKHDPWPAYVTYTSPVVKRLIEKSKARELECLQTVEESRQVGKQSKPASFIQLKRRKSSKSSGTATFKDLRSETMLSVWGSLSMSATGPPRVPETLHLHSDSRASPTASYNKIIFARAPTMRTLPYTAGRPSEMFCL, encoded by the exons AAAACTCTTGAGATGAGCCACACCACAGACTTCCAGAAGCTTCTGTGCTGGAGAAACAAGAACCAAAGACGGTCAGAGCGAG AACTCACTGAGAACATCGGGCTCCCGGTGAATCTGCTTGAGAAACATGACCCATGGCCGGCCTATGTCACTTACACCTCCCCGGTGGTGAAGAGACTCATTGAGAAGAGCAAGGCCAGAGAGCTGGAGTGCTTGCAAACGGTGGAGGAGAGTCGGCAGGTGGGCAAGCAGAGCAAGCCAGCCAGCTTCATCCAGCTGAAGAGGAGAAAGTCCTCCAAGTCCTCGGGCACTGCCACCTTCAAGGACCTGAGGTCCGAGACCATGCTGTCTGTGTGGGGCTCCCTCTCCATGTCGGCCACGGGGCCCCCGAGGGTCCCAGAGACCCTCCACCTGCACTCGGACTCCAGGGCGAGTCCCACCGCCAGCTACAACAAGATCATCTTTGCCCGGGCACCCACCATGAGGACGCTCCCTTACACGGCCGGGCGGCCATCAGAAATGTTTTGTCTCTAG
- the CDRT4 gene encoding CMT1A duplicated region transcript 4 protein isoform X2, which yields MDGGHARVHGRRKEAKTLEMSHTTDFQKLLCWRNKNQRRSERGIQAFTVKNSVNTERLDARKMKMEEKLTENIGLPVNLLEKHDPWPAYVTYTSPVVKRLIEKSKARELECLQTVEESRQVGKQSKPASFIQLKRRKSSKSSGTATFKDLRSETMLSVWGSLSMSATGPPRVPETLHLHSDSRASPTASYNKIIFARAPTMRTLPYTAGRPSEMFCL from the exons AAAACTCTTGAGATGAGCCACACCACAGACTTCCAGAAGCTTCTGTGCTGGAGAAACAAGAACCAAAGACGGTCAGAGCGAG GTATTCAGGCCTTCACTGTGAAGAACTCGGTAAACACAGAGAGGCTCGATGCAAGAAAGATGAAGATGgaagaaa AACTCACTGAGAACATCGGGCTCCCGGTGAATCTGCTTGAGAAACATGACCCATGGCCGGCCTATGTCACTTACACCTCCCCGGTGGTGAAGAGACTCATTGAGAAGAGCAAGGCCAGAGAGCTGGAGTGCTTGCAAACGGTGGAGGAGAGTCGGCAGGTGGGCAAGCAGAGCAAGCCAGCCAGCTTCATCCAGCTGAAGAGGAGAAAGTCCTCCAAGTCCTCGGGCACTGCCACCTTCAAGGACCTGAGGTCCGAGACCATGCTGTCTGTGTGGGGCTCCCTCTCCATGTCGGCCACGGGGCCCCCGAGGGTCCCAGAGACCCTCCACCTGCACTCGGACTCCAGGGCGAGTCCCACCGCCAGCTACAACAAGATCATCTTTGCCCGGGCACCCACCATGAGGACGCTCCCTTACACGGCCGGGCGGCCATCAGAAATGTTTTGTCTCTAG
- the CDRT4 gene encoding CMT1A duplicated region transcript 4 protein isoform X1: MDGGHARVHGRRKEAKTLEMSHTTDFQKLLCWRNKNQRRSERGIQAFTVKNSVNTERLDARKMKMEEIELTENIGLPVNLLEKHDPWPAYVTYTSPVVKRLIEKSKARELECLQTVEESRQVGKQSKPASFIQLKRRKSSKSSGTATFKDLRSETMLSVWGSLSMSATGPPRVPETLHLHSDSRASPTASYNKIIFARAPTMRTLPYTAGRPSEMFCL; encoded by the exons AAAACTCTTGAGATGAGCCACACCACAGACTTCCAGAAGCTTCTGTGCTGGAGAAACAAGAACCAAAGACGGTCAGAGCGAG GTATTCAGGCCTTCACTGTGAAGAACTCGGTAAACACAGAGAGGCTCGATGCAAGAAAGATGAAGATGgaagaaa TAGAACTCACTGAGAACATCGGGCTCCCGGTGAATCTGCTTGAGAAACATGACCCATGGCCGGCCTATGTCACTTACACCTCCCCGGTGGTGAAGAGACTCATTGAGAAGAGCAAGGCCAGAGAGCTGGAGTGCTTGCAAACGGTGGAGGAGAGTCGGCAGGTGGGCAAGCAGAGCAAGCCAGCCAGCTTCATCCAGCTGAAGAGGAGAAAGTCCTCCAAGTCCTCGGGCACTGCCACCTTCAAGGACCTGAGGTCCGAGACCATGCTGTCTGTGTGGGGCTCCCTCTCCATGTCGGCCACGGGGCCCCCGAGGGTCCCAGAGACCCTCCACCTGCACTCGGACTCCAGGGCGAGTCCCACCGCCAGCTACAACAAGATCATCTTTGCCCGGGCACCCACCATGAGGACGCTCCCTTACACGGCCGGGCGGCCATCAGAAATGTTTTGTCTCTAG
- the CDRT4 gene encoding CMT1A duplicated region transcript 4 protein isoform X3 yields the protein MQGCTRKTLEMSHTTDFQKLLCWRNKNQRRSERGIQAFTVKNSVNTERLDARKMKMEEIELTENIGLPVNLLEKHDPWPAYVTYTSPVVKRLIEKSKARELECLQTVEESRQVGKQSKPASFIQLKRRKSSKSSGTATFKDLRSETMLSVWGSLSMSATGPPRVPETLHLHSDSRASPTASYNKIIFARAPTMRTLPYTAGRPSEMFCL from the exons ATGCAGGGCTGCACAAGG AAAACTCTTGAGATGAGCCACACCACAGACTTCCAGAAGCTTCTGTGCTGGAGAAACAAGAACCAAAGACGGTCAGAGCGAG GTATTCAGGCCTTCACTGTGAAGAACTCGGTAAACACAGAGAGGCTCGATGCAAGAAAGATGAAGATGgaagaaa TAGAACTCACTGAGAACATCGGGCTCCCGGTGAATCTGCTTGAGAAACATGACCCATGGCCGGCCTATGTCACTTACACCTCCCCGGTGGTGAAGAGACTCATTGAGAAGAGCAAGGCCAGAGAGCTGGAGTGCTTGCAAACGGTGGAGGAGAGTCGGCAGGTGGGCAAGCAGAGCAAGCCAGCCAGCTTCATCCAGCTGAAGAGGAGAAAGTCCTCCAAGTCCTCGGGCACTGCCACCTTCAAGGACCTGAGGTCCGAGACCATGCTGTCTGTGTGGGGCTCCCTCTCCATGTCGGCCACGGGGCCCCCGAGGGTCCCAGAGACCCTCCACCTGCACTCGGACTCCAGGGCGAGTCCCACCGCCAGCTACAACAAGATCATCTTTGCCCGGGCACCCACCATGAGGACGCTCCCTTACACGGCCGGGCGGCCATCAGAAATGTTTTGTCTCTAG
- the CDRT4 gene encoding CMT1A duplicated region transcript 4 protein isoform X4, whose translation MSHTTDFQKLLCWRNKNQRRSERGIQAFTVKNSVNTERLDARKMKMEEIELTENIGLPVNLLEKHDPWPAYVTYTSPVVKRLIEKSKARELECLQTVEESRQVGKQSKPASFIQLKRRKSSKSSGTATFKDLRSETMLSVWGSLSMSATGPPRVPETLHLHSDSRASPTASYNKIIFARAPTMRTLPYTAGRPSEMFCL comes from the exons ATGAGCCACACCACAGACTTCCAGAAGCTTCTGTGCTGGAGAAACAAGAACCAAAGACGGTCAGAGCGAG GTATTCAGGCCTTCACTGTGAAGAACTCGGTAAACACAGAGAGGCTCGATGCAAGAAAGATGAAGATGgaagaaa TAGAACTCACTGAGAACATCGGGCTCCCGGTGAATCTGCTTGAGAAACATGACCCATGGCCGGCCTATGTCACTTACACCTCCCCGGTGGTGAAGAGACTCATTGAGAAGAGCAAGGCCAGAGAGCTGGAGTGCTTGCAAACGGTGGAGGAGAGTCGGCAGGTGGGCAAGCAGAGCAAGCCAGCCAGCTTCATCCAGCTGAAGAGGAGAAAGTCCTCCAAGTCCTCGGGCACTGCCACCTTCAAGGACCTGAGGTCCGAGACCATGCTGTCTGTGTGGGGCTCCCTCTCCATGTCGGCCACGGGGCCCCCGAGGGTCCCAGAGACCCTCCACCTGCACTCGGACTCCAGGGCGAGTCCCACCGCCAGCTACAACAAGATCATCTTTGCCCGGGCACCCACCATGAGGACGCTCCCTTACACGGCCGGGCGGCCATCAGAAATGTTTTGTCTCTAG
- the CDRT4 gene encoding CMT1A duplicated region transcript 4 protein isoform X5, with the protein MDGGHARVHGRRKEAKTLEMSHTTDFQKLLCWRNKNQRRSERVELTENIGLPVNLLEKHDPWPAYVTYTSPVVKRLIEKSKARELECLQTVEESRQVGKQSKPASFIQLKRRKSSKSSGTATFKDLRSETMLSVWGSLSMSATGPPRVPETLHLHSDSRASPTASYNKIIFARAPTMRTLPYTAGRPSEMFCL; encoded by the exons AAAACTCTTGAGATGAGCCACACCACAGACTTCCAGAAGCTTCTGTGCTGGAGAAACAAGAACCAAAGACGGTCAGAGCGAG TAGAACTCACTGAGAACATCGGGCTCCCGGTGAATCTGCTTGAGAAACATGACCCATGGCCGGCCTATGTCACTTACACCTCCCCGGTGGTGAAGAGACTCATTGAGAAGAGCAAGGCCAGAGAGCTGGAGTGCTTGCAAACGGTGGAGGAGAGTCGGCAGGTGGGCAAGCAGAGCAAGCCAGCCAGCTTCATCCAGCTGAAGAGGAGAAAGTCCTCCAAGTCCTCGGGCACTGCCACCTTCAAGGACCTGAGGTCCGAGACCATGCTGTCTGTGTGGGGCTCCCTCTCCATGTCGGCCACGGGGCCCCCGAGGGTCCCAGAGACCCTCCACCTGCACTCGGACTCCAGGGCGAGTCCCACCGCCAGCTACAACAAGATCATCTTTGCCCGGGCACCCACCATGAGGACGCTCCCTTACACGGCCGGGCGGCCATCAGAAATGTTTTGTCTCTAG